A genomic region of Runella rosea contains the following coding sequences:
- a CDS encoding DUF4856 domain-containing protein: MRKNLLRFIPISLLVAVLASCNTEDTATPQLRTSIDYAALTPTTPYSSLFVDNSGATTVDFSNGNNRYKMFQALNTYISSAISGNRQIDAAVLKNMYANTGNAFADSTKLNTSGVQLRSITASSWAATEAEKVRAFIESNFTAVAEASKSVTTVAAKGKAGKLGTYLVDEKGIEPIQIIQKSLIGALQYDYIGNVLLTKGLDADNSTLVTGKNYTQLEQNWDEAYGLLTLNPIYLNGSTDDKRGTTEFALGSYIWEYNKGAYAQIYPAFLKGRAAIVNNDKAELKKQADLIKAAIEKAIAASAIGYLGPKYVAAQTDAARAHAIGEGLGFIYSLRFATVNGADATFSDNILKALIYDAPNGFWDLTPTKLSTASDAIKAKFKL; the protein is encoded by the coding sequence ATGCGCAAAAATTTGTTACGTTTTATCCCCATCAGTCTTTTAGTCGCGGTGTTGGCTTCGTGCAATACTGAAGATACCGCTACTCCGCAACTTCGCACCTCGATTGATTATGCCGCGCTTACCCCAACTACGCCATACAGTAGCCTTTTTGTAGACAACAGCGGTGCAACGACCGTTGACTTTAGCAACGGAAACAACCGTTATAAAATGTTTCAGGCGCTTAATACCTATATCAGTTCGGCCATCAGTGGCAACCGACAGATTGACGCAGCGGTACTGAAAAATATGTACGCAAATACGGGAAATGCCTTTGCCGATAGCACTAAATTGAACACGTCGGGCGTCCAGCTACGCAGCATTACGGCCTCGTCTTGGGCGGCGACTGAAGCGGAAAAAGTAAGAGCATTTATCGAATCCAATTTTACGGCCGTGGCCGAAGCCAGCAAGTCGGTGACTACGGTTGCAGCCAAAGGCAAAGCAGGTAAACTCGGGACGTATCTAGTGGATGAAAAAGGAATTGAGCCGATTCAAATCATTCAAAAGTCGCTTATTGGCGCTTTACAGTACGATTATATCGGAAATGTGTTGTTGACCAAAGGACTTGATGCCGATAATTCTACGTTGGTAACGGGCAAGAATTATACGCAATTAGAGCAAAATTGGGACGAAGCCTACGGTTTATTGACCTTGAATCCCATTTACCTGAACGGTTCTACGGATGATAAAAGAGGCACCACCGAATTTGCCCTCGGGTCGTACATTTGGGAATATAACAAAGGTGCGTATGCACAAATTTATCCTGCTTTTCTCAAAGGTCGGGCGGCCATTGTAAATAATGACAAAGCCGAGTTGAAAAAGCAGGCTGACCTAATTAAAGCAGCCATAGAAAAAGCCATTGCGGCGTCGGCAATAGGTTATTTAGGGCCAAAATACGTAGCGGCTCAAACCGATGCCGCCCGTGCTCATGCCATTGGCGAGGGACTCGGTTTTATCTACTCGCTGCGTTTTGCTACCGTCAATGGCGCCGATGCGACTTTCTCGGATAACATCTTGAAAGCGTTGATTTATGATGCACCAAATGGTTTTTGGGACTTGACCCCGACCAAATTGTCGACGGCCTCAGACGCTATAAAGGCGAAATTTAAGTTGTAA
- a CDS encoding LytR/AlgR family response regulator transcription factor, with protein MRAIIIDDEPDAVELLSIRLNQKCPQVEIVATCISSIKGVAAIIEHRPDVVFLDIEMPQMNGFQVLEAVEAIPFALIFVTAYGKFALKAFRYSALDYLLKPIDSNELMQAIHKIEKQKQTSKEQVSHLKSQFSNTTKTFPDKIALPYQNGVAFVNLSEIVYCESDDNYTKFYISEGQFYLVTKSLKEVQELLEERGFLRVHRQFLINLNHIKKFVKGEGAYVIMTNGVSIPVSRLNKDRLAEYFGWL; from the coding sequence ATGAGAGCAATTATCATCGACGACGAACCAGACGCCGTAGAACTTCTCAGCATTCGGCTGAATCAAAAATGCCCGCAAGTTGAAATCGTAGCCACTTGTATCAGTAGCATCAAAGGCGTGGCGGCCATCATAGAACACCGTCCTGATGTGGTTTTTCTGGACATTGAAATGCCCCAAATGAACGGATTTCAGGTGTTGGAAGCCGTGGAAGCCATTCCGTTTGCGCTGATTTTTGTCACGGCCTATGGCAAGTTTGCGCTAAAAGCTTTCAGGTATAGCGCTTTGGACTATCTGCTCAAACCCATCGACAGCAACGAGTTGATGCAGGCCATCCATAAAATTGAGAAACAAAAACAAACCTCCAAAGAGCAAGTCAGTCATCTGAAAAGCCAATTTTCCAATACCACCAAAACTTTTCCCGATAAAATAGCCCTACCCTACCAAAACGGTGTAGCGTTTGTAAATCTGTCTGAGATTGTTTATTGCGAGTCCGACGACAATTATACCAAGTTTTATATCTCGGAAGGGCAGTTCTATCTGGTGACCAAATCGCTCAAAGAAGTACAGGAACTGCTGGAAGAACGGGGATTTTTGCGTGTCCATCGTCAGTTTTTAATCAATCTCAACCACATCAAAAAATTTGTCAAAGGAGAAGGCGCTTATGTGATCATGACCAATGGGGTTTCTATTCCAGTTTCTCGTTTAAACAAAGACCGACTTGCCGAGTATTTTGGCTGGCTTTAA
- a CDS encoding TonB-dependent receptor — MCLLISTTVVAQFQLTGRILARQDSAAIKGCSVYLLNGKLTASTDQNGFFTFNNLPAGNYELQTECVDFKTAKISVTIANQNHFVMLLVAGRSETLNEVIVTEKQADFGFTRMRSVESMGIYEGKKSEVIIPEQLVANLSTNNARQIYARVAGLNIWENEGAGLQLSIGGRGLDPNRSSNFNVRQNGYDISADALGYPESYYTPPIEAVGRIQIVRGAASLQYGTQFGGLLNFVMKKPVADRKLEVVARQSIGSFGFYNAFTSASGTVGKVSYYTFFQYKQGNGWRPNSHFNNYTLFADVDYKLSEKSTIGVDITHMDYLAQQPGGLTDQMFRQNPRQSNRERNWFKVNWNLFALHFDHKFNPKNEFNLRAFGLSAARYSLGFRPNRVASVDDNSERDLIKGDFTNWGLEARFLKRYFFGKKQGVLLVGSRYYHGFNHSIQGLGSKGKDADFTFTDDPQTIASDYEFPNQNVSGFVENIFYVNDKLSITPGLRYEYIYTTAAGFYGTIQRDLAGNIITSTRTNETRTNGRQFLLGGIGVSYKPVSQLDMYANISQNYRSITFSDMRITNPSSVIDPNLQDEKGYSLDAGIRSVQTTLYNFDVSAFYLNYNNRIGEVQFYDESQRVLRRRGNIGQAVIYGLESYAEADFLRMLQPQNANISGVLFANVAVIKSSYKASEITAVVGKQVEFVPKINLKSGLRLGYKQLKASFQYTYLSDQFTEATNAIDGGVSAVVGLIPAYDIMDVSLSYAFRQFRIETSINNLADKAYFTRRATGYPGPGILPSDGRSFYVTLQAKF; from the coding sequence ATGTGCCTACTTATTTCAACGACGGTCGTTGCACAGTTTCAACTTACTGGTCGAATTTTGGCGCGGCAAGATAGCGCCGCCATCAAAGGCTGTTCGGTGTATCTTTTGAACGGAAAGCTGACGGCTTCTACCGACCAAAATGGGTTTTTTACCTTCAACAACCTACCCGCTGGCAACTACGAATTACAGACGGAATGTGTTGATTTTAAAACCGCCAAAATCTCCGTTACCATTGCGAATCAAAACCATTTTGTCATGCTTTTGGTGGCGGGGCGGAGTGAAACCCTTAATGAGGTGATTGTGACCGAAAAGCAGGCTGATTTTGGCTTTACTCGGATGAGGAGCGTCGAAAGTATGGGAATTTACGAAGGAAAAAAGTCGGAAGTTATTATTCCTGAGCAACTTGTGGCGAATCTCTCTACCAACAATGCCCGTCAAATCTACGCCCGGGTAGCGGGACTAAATATATGGGAAAACGAAGGTGCGGGCCTTCAACTTAGTATTGGTGGCCGTGGCCTTGACCCAAACCGTAGTTCCAATTTCAACGTTCGCCAAAACGGCTACGACATCAGCGCCGACGCGCTGGGCTATCCTGAAAGTTATTATACACCTCCCATCGAAGCCGTCGGACGCATTCAAATTGTGCGCGGAGCGGCGTCGCTTCAGTACGGTACGCAGTTTGGCGGGCTGCTCAATTTTGTTATGAAAAAGCCCGTAGCAGACCGCAAATTGGAAGTGGTAGCGCGGCAAAGTATCGGTTCTTTTGGGTTTTATAATGCCTTTACGAGTGCGAGCGGAACGGTGGGGAAAGTAAGTTATTACACCTTTTTTCAGTATAAGCAGGGCAACGGCTGGCGGCCCAATTCCCATTTTAACAACTACACGCTGTTTGCAGACGTTGATTATAAATTGTCGGAAAAATCCACCATTGGCGTAGACATTACGCACATGGACTATCTGGCGCAGCAGCCGGGCGGACTAACTGACCAGATGTTTCGCCAAAACCCCCGCCAAAGCAACCGCGAAAGAAACTGGTTTAAAGTCAATTGGAATCTTTTTGCGCTGCATTTTGACCATAAATTCAACCCCAAAAATGAGTTTAATCTGCGAGCTTTTGGGCTCTCAGCCGCCCGTTATTCGCTGGGCTTTCGTCCAAACCGCGTGGCAAGTGTTGATGACAACAGTGAGCGCGATTTAATCAAGGGAGATTTTACCAATTGGGGCCTCGAAGCCCGTTTTTTAAAGCGTTATTTCTTTGGCAAAAAACAAGGTGTTTTGTTGGTTGGGAGTCGCTACTACCACGGTTTCAACCACAGCATTCAGGGCTTAGGAAGCAAAGGAAAAGACGCTGATTTTACCTTTACCGACGATCCGCAAACCATTGCCTCCGATTATGAGTTTCCGAACCAAAACGTTTCGGGTTTTGTGGAAAATATCTTTTATGTAAATGACAAATTATCCATTACACCAGGACTTCGCTACGAGTACATATATACCACGGCGGCGGGTTTTTACGGAACGATTCAGCGCGATTTGGCGGGAAATATCATCACTTCGACCCGCACCAACGAAACCCGTACCAACGGTCGTCAATTCTTGCTTGGTGGAATAGGTGTGAGCTATAAGCCTGTCAGTCAGCTGGATATGTACGCCAATATTTCGCAAAACTACCGTTCAATAACCTTCAGCGATATGCGAATTACCAATCCATCGTCGGTGATTGACCCTAATTTGCAGGATGAAAAAGGCTATTCGCTGGATGCAGGTATTCGGAGTGTGCAAACAACGCTGTACAATTTTGACGTTAGTGCATTTTATTTGAATTACAACAACCGCATCGGTGAAGTGCAATTTTATGATGAGAGCCAACGCGTGTTGCGTCGTCGTGGAAACATCGGTCAGGCGGTTATTTATGGGCTAGAATCCTATGCCGAAGCAGATTTTCTGCGGATGTTACAGCCCCAAAATGCGAATATCAGCGGTGTACTATTTGCCAATGTTGCGGTCATTAAATCTTCTTATAAGGCCAGCGAAATTACGGCCGTTGTTGGAAAACAAGTGGAGTTTGTTCCCAAAATCAACCTCAAAAGCGGTCTACGTTTAGGCTATAAACAGTTGAAAGCATCCTTTCAATATACCTATCTGTCGGACCAATTTACGGAAGCCACCAACGCCATAGATGGGGGCGTTTCGGCGGTGGTGGGGCTTATCCCTGCGTATGATATCATGGATGTGAGCTTATCGTATGCTTTCCGTCAATTCCGCATTGAAACCAGCATCAACAACCTCGCCGATAAGGCCTACTTTACCCGCCGTGCCACTGGCTATCCTGGGCCGGGCATTTTGCCTTCCGACGGCCGCAGTTTTTATGTGACCTTGCAGGCGAAGTTTTGA
- a CDS encoding lipid A-modifier LpxR family protein, translating into MKTSQLMTWAVFMLLSTSVYGQMNPKKQIVKDTVAVSKVSQLADTIFKEVTKKYPIKEKNISYEKGDARAVFEANKMILTAKEAIIFRNELVGKDSLLNLPNGAVRKKTISDALEMAVFKNDVDILIDSLRLIDTAIESNEIEFRVERIAEYKVIYEVYERFKGYIDQQLKGRISGDIYLNGLLKNLDIVKKHMNLLLENQFIFYRYTPTSKQFVKSIHLFHDNDFLLFSKMNEDRNYTGGFRFEFTTDYFKMRLFRPLNKNNILSYQSILLGGEGYTPYIRFKEDEVENAMGIRLVVNQNTGYFDQASQDSIIKYMRARQTQTDRPFASFQYIARGKYRLNYHGHWRSKSFFKIGTIGGNIGRNLQAAIHQDLTQGSIKVLNWEDQIANGGRLAFNIDHHFDLMLFSSESTVFEKDKYLRESNRSKWPTFLNVYAPLEVHTGTELDALGAGLGLSNRNFKEKSGTNDLKIDDNRSQPMLQRWYNNFSASSEIRYRYVLHNTMLEGLGWGKTWQDDIYDDEAPTKYTLRKNEVNRHLWTWDVFAGFRFNKVSIYYMRTMILNKEFKKMILNAETPDSAGKPYGWGRIGFNFLL; encoded by the coding sequence ATGAAAACTTCACAATTAATGACCTGGGCTGTCTTTATGCTGCTGTCGACTTCTGTCTATGGTCAGATGAATCCCAAAAAGCAAATTGTTAAGGATACAGTTGCTGTGTCTAAGGTCAGTCAGTTGGCGGATACTATTTTTAAAGAAGTAACAAAGAAGTATCCCATAAAGGAAAAGAACATTTCTTATGAGAAAGGAGATGCACGAGCAGTATTTGAAGCAAATAAAATGATATTGACGGCTAAAGAGGCCATCATTTTCAGAAACGAACTGGTAGGAAAAGATTCACTGTTAAATCTTCCCAACGGTGCCGTCAGAAAAAAAACAATTTCTGATGCTTTGGAAATGGCAGTATTTAAAAATGACGTTGATATATTGATTGATAGTCTTCGATTGATTGATACAGCTATAGAAAGCAATGAAATTGAGTTCAGAGTTGAAAGGATTGCGGAATATAAAGTGATTTATGAGGTTTATGAACGGTTTAAAGGATACATAGATCAACAGTTAAAGGGGCGAATTTCGGGGGATATTTATCTCAACGGGTTACTTAAAAACCTAGATATTGTCAAAAAACACATGAATTTATTGTTAGAAAATCAGTTTATTTTCTATCGGTATACCCCCACTTCAAAGCAGTTTGTTAAGAGTATTCACTTGTTCCACGACAATGATTTTTTACTATTTTCAAAAATGAATGAAGATAGAAATTATACGGGTGGATTTCGGTTTGAGTTTACGACCGATTACTTCAAAATGCGACTTTTTCGCCCCCTCAACAAAAACAACATTCTGAGTTATCAGAGTATTCTTCTGGGGGGAGAAGGCTATACTCCTTACATCCGATTTAAGGAGGATGAAGTGGAAAATGCAATGGGCATTCGGTTGGTAGTCAATCAAAACACTGGATATTTTGATCAAGCCTCGCAAGACTCAATCATCAAATACATGCGCGCCAGACAAACCCAGACAGACAGACCTTTTGCCTCATTTCAGTATATAGCTCGGGGAAAGTATCGCTTAAATTACCATGGTCACTGGCGTTCAAAAAGCTTTTTTAAAATCGGTACAATTGGCGGCAATATTGGGAGAAATCTGCAGGCCGCTATTCATCAGGATTTGACCCAAGGTTCTATTAAAGTATTGAATTGGGAAGACCAAATCGCTAACGGAGGTAGGCTGGCATTTAACATTGATCACCACTTTGATTTAATGCTTTTTTCTTCAGAAAGTACTGTTTTTGAGAAAGATAAATACCTGCGTGAATCAAATCGGAGCAAATGGCCAACGTTTCTGAATGTTTATGCGCCTTTAGAGGTTCACACAGGTACCGAATTGGATGCGTTGGGGGCGGGCCTTGGGCTATCGAACCGAAATTTCAAAGAAAAAAGTGGGACCAATGATTTGAAAATTGATGACAATAGGTCGCAGCCGATGCTTCAAAGATGGTATAATAATTTTAGCGCGTCATCTGAAATACGATACCGTTATGTACTTCATAATACGATGCTTGAGGGTTTGGGATGGGGAAAAACTTGGCAAGATGATATATACGATGACGAAGCACCTACGAAATACACATTGAGAAAAAATGAAGTAAACAGACACCTGTGGACTTGGGACGTTTTTGCAGGATTTAGATTCAATAAAGTCTCTATTTATTACATGAGGACAATGATCTTAAATAAAGAATTTAAGAAAATGATTTTAAACGCAGAAACTCCCGATAGCGCAGGAAAACCTTACGGTTGGGGCAGAATCGGTTTTAATTTTCTGCTGTAG
- a CDS encoding membrane dipeptidase, whose product MKPYVDFHTHTFLKTHLNVDEIQNAKSPFTILDVDIPLNADQFAFNDVVDSQASFTQIVQGKGNLVVVSLFPVENAYTKATFIKLLKLLTKDLSKKLIQTIEKEQISYWEILMRELEHALKYQNTLHDVEDNGVKRQVSYKFIHSMDEFDAGRNDILHVILSIEGGHAFYENPQILNQNPANIINRIREFKTPTATRPRLSHITLAHHAQNRFANQAHAIPLDCAGKGGANPVGGYNPTGYGLTEEGKNFVRECLRETDIEKRILLDIKHLSVIARDDYYKLVAAEFPQTPLIATHMGVSGFSVRSAKYVKEGNLTDIVRGITEFTDKRCYKVHYNQIFAFELNRDTVCFNPWSINLYDDEIVKIIESGTSGGLIGLVMDERILGKTKSITNYHSPELFSKKTRDDRRPLLDAPLCVNGYLQGGVIEDDILDINTDPRNAHANGIYYFLNNWLHIVKIGGDEAWKSVCLGSDYDGLINALDIAPKANFIERFRQRLAEELPIIAAIKEVVLPASPEDLVDALLFDNAVDFLRKNWK is encoded by the coding sequence ATGAAACCTTATGTTGATTTTCATACGCATACTTTTTTGAAAACCCATCTCAACGTAGATGAGATTCAAAACGCCAAGTCACCCTTTACAATACTGGATGTGGATATACCACTGAATGCCGATCAATTTGCCTTTAACGACGTGGTAGATTCGCAGGCAAGTTTTACGCAAATAGTGCAAGGAAAAGGCAATTTAGTTGTAGTATCACTGTTTCCCGTAGAGAACGCATATACAAAGGCAACGTTCATCAAGCTGCTTAAATTACTTACGAAGGATTTGAGTAAGAAACTCATCCAGACCATTGAAAAAGAGCAGATAAGTTACTGGGAGATTTTAATGCGGGAATTGGAACACGCCCTAAAATACCAAAATACCCTTCATGACGTGGAGGACAACGGGGTAAAACGTCAGGTTTCCTATAAATTCATCCACTCAATGGATGAGTTTGACGCTGGTCGTAATGATATTCTACACGTTATTTTATCAATAGAAGGAGGTCATGCTTTTTATGAAAACCCCCAGATACTCAATCAGAATCCTGCTAACATCATCAATCGTATCAGAGAGTTTAAGACGCCTACTGCTACTCGGCCACGTCTCAGCCACATTACTTTAGCGCATCATGCCCAAAATAGATTTGCCAATCAGGCCCATGCAATTCCTTTAGACTGCGCGGGCAAGGGCGGGGCTAATCCAGTGGGCGGATATAATCCTACAGGCTATGGATTGACGGAGGAGGGGAAAAATTTTGTTCGGGAGTGCTTGAGAGAGACCGATATTGAAAAACGTATATTGTTGGATATTAAGCATTTGAGTGTTATTGCGAGGGATGATTATTACAAATTAGTTGCAGCTGAGTTTCCCCAAACGCCGCTGATTGCTACCCACATGGGGGTTTCGGGATTTTCTGTAAGAAGCGCAAAATACGTTAAAGAAGGAAACTTAACGGACATTGTTAGGGGTATTACGGAATTTACGGACAAAAGATGTTATAAGGTACACTATAACCAAATTTTTGCTTTTGAGTTGAACCGCGACACTGTTTGTTTTAATCCGTGGAGCATCAATCTTTATGATGATGAGATTGTAAAAATTATAGAATCGGGTACTTCGGGCGGATTGATAGGATTGGTAATGGATGAGCGGATTTTAGGTAAAACAAAGTCGATTACCAATTACCACTCACCTGAGTTGTTTAGTAAAAAAACAAGAGATGACCGCAGGCCGTTGCTAGATGCACCGCTTTGTGTCAATGGTTATTTGCAGGGAGGAGTCATTGAAGATGATATTTTAGACATCAACACCGACCCTCGCAATGCACACGCCAATGGTATTTACTATTTCTTAAATAACTGGCTGCATATTGTTAAAATCGGAGGTGACGAAGCCTGGAAAAGTGTATGTCTAGGAAGCGATTATGACGGCTTAATCAATGCTTTGGATATAGCTCCCAAAGCCAATTTTATAGAGCGTTTTCGGCAACGACTCGCCGAAGAACTTCCCATCATTGCGGCGATTAAAGAGGTAGTTTTGCCCGCATCACCCGAAGATTTAGTAGATGCACTGTTGTTTGACAACGCGGTAGATTTCCTGAGAAAAAATTGGAAATGA
- a CDS encoding HTTM domain-containing protein, with protein MKGYFNKTTSAAPLAGFRIAFGLMLFGGIVRFWRNGWIETLYVQPSHFFSFYGFEFVRPVGEYTYVLFAICGVSALLVAIGLFYRWSAISLFVSFTYIELIDKSTYLNHYYFTSIVCLLLIFLPSHAYFSLDAYRRRTLLADSIPLWCVDSLKLFVGILYFYAGLAKLNSDWLLHALPLRIWLPAKNDLPILGFLFNYDWIPYVFSWFGCLYDLSIPFLLWNRKTRPFAYAAVVVFHTLTAILFPIGMFPYIMMVTALIFFSAEFHQKIIEQLNRWFSVPTTFLRPAKTYDYPPMLKSFLLAGFSIFFIIQLLMPFRYLLYPGELFWTEEGYRFSWRVMLMEKAGYAQFTVKDEVGNLAVVNNSLFLTPLQEKMMSTQPDMLLQYAHILRDEYTKKGFRNPQVYVDSYVALNGRLGKPLVEPTVDLAQEQDSFKHKTWITSFDDNITGF; from the coding sequence GTGAAGGGTTATTTTAACAAAACAACATCGGCAGCGCCTTTGGCGGGATTTAGAATTGCATTCGGATTGATGCTCTTCGGGGGCATTGTACGCTTTTGGAGAAATGGCTGGATTGAGACGTTGTACGTTCAACCGAGCCATTTTTTTTCTTTTTATGGGTTTGAATTTGTGCGCCCCGTGGGAGAATATACCTACGTTTTGTTTGCCATTTGCGGTGTTTCGGCCCTTTTGGTGGCCATTGGCTTGTTTTATCGTTGGTCCGCCATCAGCCTTTTTGTGAGTTTTACCTACATCGAACTCATTGACAAAAGCACGTATCTTAACCACTATTATTTTACGAGTATCGTTTGCCTTTTGTTGATTTTTCTGCCTTCTCACGCTTATTTTTCGTTGGATGCGTATCGGCGGAGGACGCTTTTGGCTGATTCTATCCCGCTTTGGTGTGTAGATTCGCTTAAACTTTTTGTGGGAATATTATACTTTTATGCAGGATTAGCGAAGCTAAACAGCGATTGGCTATTGCATGCACTGCCTCTGCGAATCTGGTTACCTGCAAAAAATGACTTGCCCATTTTGGGTTTTCTATTCAATTATGATTGGATTCCGTACGTATTCAGCTGGTTTGGGTGCCTGTATGATTTGAGCATTCCGTTTTTGCTTTGGAACCGCAAAACTCGCCCGTTCGCTTACGCTGCTGTGGTTGTTTTTCACACGTTAACGGCCATTCTTTTCCCTATTGGTATGTTTCCTTACATTATGATGGTGACGGCGTTGATTTTTTTCTCGGCCGAATTTCACCAGAAAATCATTGAGCAGCTCAACCGTTGGTTTTCGGTGCCGACTACCTTTCTCAGGCCTGCAAAAACCTATGACTATCCACCCATGCTTAAGTCGTTTCTCCTCGCGGGATTTTCGATTTTCTTTATCATTCAATTGTTAATGCCGTTTCGTTATTTGCTATACCCAGGGGAGCTTTTTTGGACCGAAGAAGGTTATCGTTTTTCCTGGCGTGTGATGCTGATGGAAAAAGCCGGGTATGCGCAATTTACGGTAAAGGATGAGGTAGGAAATCTGGCTGTGGTGAATAATAGCTTGTTTTTGACCCCTTTACAGGAAAAAATGATGTCTACCCAACCAGATATGCTGTTGCAATACGCGCACATTTTGCGGGATGAATACACCAAAAAAGGTTTTCGCAATCCGCAAGTATATGTGGATTCGTACGTGGCGCTCAACGGCCGCTTGGGGAAACCCTTGGTAGAACCCACCGTTGACTTGGCCCAAGAGCAGGATTCTTTTAAACATAAAACGTGGATTACCTCATTTGATGACAATATTACGGGCTTTTAG
- a CDS encoding imelysin family protein, producing the protein MITFKQLAIKFSIVCLFGGLLWACGKDSSTTEPEGDKDAKDRQALLTNLADNIILPSYANFKTKLDVMVTKSQAFSAKPDVATLTEFRLAWTDAYVEWQKVELFDVGPANRTAIRNYYNIYPVSVAGINEYIADPSINLEVASSYDKQGFPALDYLLNGVGATDAQVVAYYTAATEGPKRLAYIKRITDHMTSLLTKVITDWNSSYKTEFTTKTGLDIGSPMGELVNGYVLHYERFIRSGKFGIPSGAMLNGVVAPEKVEAFYKKDISKQLAQAAHQAFVDFFNGKSVTTGQEGPSLKTYLNALGAKDSSTGMSLAEIINKQFQTANQKITSLKPNLYEEVKTNNTAMVQVYTEMQKAVRMLKVDMTAAMSIVITYTDNDGD; encoded by the coding sequence ATGATAACTTTCAAACAGCTAGCCATTAAATTTAGCATTGTTTGTCTTTTCGGTGGCCTGCTTTGGGCGTGTGGCAAAGACAGTTCTACCACCGAACCCGAAGGCGACAAGGATGCAAAAGATCGACAAGCATTATTGACGAATTTGGCCGATAATATCATTTTGCCATCCTACGCCAATTTTAAAACCAAACTGGATGTGATGGTGACAAAATCGCAGGCTTTTTCGGCCAAACCCGACGTGGCTACCTTGACCGAATTTCGCTTGGCGTGGACGGATGCCTATGTTGAATGGCAAAAAGTAGAATTGTTTGATGTGGGACCCGCCAACCGAACCGCCATTCGCAATTATTACAATATTTATCCAGTCAGCGTGGCAGGAATTAATGAATACATCGCTGACCCTTCAATAAATTTGGAAGTGGCATCGTCGTACGACAAACAGGGGTTTCCCGCTTTGGATTATTTACTCAACGGCGTTGGTGCTACCGACGCGCAGGTAGTGGCTTATTATACTGCCGCAACGGAAGGACCTAAACGTTTGGCGTACATCAAACGCATTACCGACCACATGACGTCATTGCTGACCAAAGTGATTACGGACTGGAATAGCAGTTATAAAACAGAATTTACCACCAAAACTGGCCTCGACATCGGCTCGCCAATGGGGGAATTGGTAAATGGCTACGTGCTTCATTATGAGCGTTTTATTCGTTCTGGAAAATTCGGAATTCCTTCTGGGGCTATGCTCAATGGCGTGGTAGCTCCCGAAAAAGTAGAGGCTTTTTACAAAAAAGATATCTCTAAACAATTGGCTCAGGCGGCCCATCAGGCATTTGTAGATTTCTTCAATGGGAAAAGCGTAACGACTGGTCAGGAAGGGCCAAGTCTGAAAACCTATCTCAATGCCCTCGGGGCTAAAGATAGCAGCACGGGGATGTCGTTGGCCGAAATCATCAATAAACAGTTTCAGACGGCCAATCAAAAAATAACTTCCTTAAAACCGAATTTATACGAAGAAGTAAAAACCAATAATACCGCCATGGTGCAGGTATATACCGAAATGCAAAAAGCTGTTCGTATGTTGAAAGTGGACATGACGGCCGCAATGAGCATCGTGATTACCTATACCGACAACGACGGTGACTAA